The proteins below come from a single Thermopolyspora flexuosa genomic window:
- a CDS encoding DMT family transporter, giving the protein MSRRGWVLFTLMSVIWGIPYLLIKIAVEGASPPLVVFARTAVGGAILLPLALRGGGLRTLRGHWRWLLLFALLELMIPWVLLNDAERHLSSSLAGLLVAAVPIIAVIAGKIAGDREPLGARRWLGLLVGFGGVALLAGPHLQAGGVLPIVEMLFVALGYAIAPLIAARKLADVPSLPMTAACMSVTALVYTPAAILTWPEEPPATRVLVALGALGVICTALAFVLFFELIREVGPARTTVITYVNPAVAVAAGVVFLGEPLTWSIVVAFALILGGSFLATARSRPADGSATATAAGDGGTAKDGAVPPARPADA; this is encoded by the coding sequence GTGAGCCGCCGCGGGTGGGTGCTCTTCACGCTGATGAGCGTGATCTGGGGCATCCCGTATCTGCTGATCAAGATCGCGGTCGAGGGCGCGTCGCCGCCGCTCGTGGTGTTCGCCCGTACCGCCGTGGGCGGCGCCATCCTGCTGCCGCTCGCGCTGCGCGGCGGCGGGCTGCGCACGCTGCGCGGGCACTGGCGGTGGCTGCTGCTGTTCGCCCTCCTGGAGCTCATGATCCCGTGGGTGCTGCTCAACGACGCCGAGCGGCACCTGTCGAGCTCGCTCGCCGGGCTGCTCGTCGCCGCCGTACCGATCATCGCGGTGATCGCCGGGAAGATCGCCGGTGACCGGGAGCCGCTGGGCGCGCGCCGGTGGCTCGGGCTGCTCGTCGGCTTCGGCGGGGTCGCGCTGCTCGCCGGTCCGCACCTGCAGGCGGGCGGCGTGCTGCCCATCGTGGAGATGCTCTTCGTCGCCCTCGGCTACGCGATCGCCCCGCTCATCGCGGCGCGCAAGCTCGCCGACGTGCCGAGCCTGCCGATGACCGCCGCCTGCATGTCCGTCACCGCGCTGGTGTACACGCCCGCGGCGATCCTCACCTGGCCGGAGGAGCCCCCGGCGACCCGGGTGCTGGTGGCGCTCGGCGCGCTCGGCGTGATCTGCACCGCGCTCGCGTTCGTGCTGTTCTTCGAGCTGATCCGCGAGGTCGGTCCGGCCCGGACCACGGTGATCACCTACGTCAACCCCGCGGTCGCGGTCGCCGCGGGCGTCGTCTTCCTCGGCGAGCCGCTCACCTGGTCGATCGTCGTCGCGTTCGCGCTCATCCTGGGCGGCTCCTTCCTCGCCACCGCGCGCTCGCGCCCGGCCGACGGGTCCGCCACGGCCACCGCCGCGGGCGACGGCGGCACCGCGAAGGACGGCGCCGTACCGCCGGCGCGTCCCGCCGACGCCTGA
- a CDS encoding MFS transporter, whose product MTVRGARPDRSRPAGMLAGRKLVLLAHALLIQALTFILRPTMSYRALELDVPAAWLGVLSASFAVAPLALALPVGQAADRFGERRVATAGAVLVTLSGVAFLVLGGHVVGLAAASALFGIGHLGCVVGQQALVANTTDRRGYATAFGHYTFAASLGQVGGPMLIAAFGGDREIPDTRPIFMWSCVIAGVLVVLSTLLPRGNAQEAARREGGPGGVRAILRTPGIPNALVTSCVVLAAVDIVLVYLPALGTERGLASGTIGVLLAVRGVAAMGSRLFLGRLAEAVGRRRLLVVSTVASAVALFAAPLPLPVWLLGCLLFVIGFGLGVGQPLTMAWLAEAAPPGLRGRAMSLRMVGNRTGQLLIPSAAGLVAAGLGAAGVLWLTALGLGWAGLAGRRLPADPG is encoded by the coding sequence TTGACGGTTCGAGGAGCACGGCCGGACCGTTCGCGGCCCGCCGGGATGCTCGCCGGGCGCAAGCTCGTGCTGCTGGCGCACGCGCTGCTGATCCAGGCGCTGACGTTCATCCTGCGGCCGACCATGTCCTACCGGGCACTGGAGCTCGACGTGCCCGCCGCCTGGCTCGGCGTGCTGTCCGCCTCCTTCGCCGTCGCGCCGCTCGCGCTCGCCCTCCCCGTCGGGCAGGCCGCCGACCGGTTCGGGGAACGGCGGGTGGCGACGGCCGGCGCCGTGCTGGTGACCCTGTCCGGCGTCGCCTTCCTCGTGCTCGGCGGCCACGTCGTCGGGCTCGCCGCGGCGAGCGCGCTGTTCGGCATCGGGCACCTCGGCTGCGTGGTGGGCCAGCAGGCGCTCGTGGCGAACACCACCGACCGGCGCGGCTACGCCACCGCGTTCGGGCACTACACCTTCGCCGCCTCGCTCGGGCAGGTGGGCGGCCCCATGCTCATCGCGGCGTTCGGCGGGGACCGGGAGATCCCCGACACCCGGCCGATCTTCATGTGGAGCTGCGTGATCGCCGGGGTGCTCGTGGTGCTGTCCACGCTGCTGCCGCGCGGCAACGCGCAGGAGGCCGCCAGGAGGGAGGGCGGCCCGGGCGGGGTCCGCGCCATCCTGCGCACCCCCGGCATCCCGAACGCGCTCGTCACCAGCTGCGTGGTGCTCGCCGCCGTGGACATCGTGCTCGTCTACCTGCCCGCGCTCGGCACCGAACGCGGGCTCGCGTCGGGCACGATCGGCGTGCTGCTCGCGGTGCGCGGCGTCGCCGCGATGGGGTCGCGGCTCTTCCTCGGCCGCCTCGCGGAGGCGGTCGGCCGCCGCAGGCTGCTCGTGGTGAGCACCGTGGCCTCCGCGGTCGCGCTGTTCGCCGCCCCGCTGCCGCTGCCGGTGTGGCTGCTCGGCTGCCTGCTGTTCGTGATCGGCTTCGGCCTCGGCGTCGGCCAGCCGCTCACCATGGCCTGGCTCGCCGAGGCGGCCCCGCCCGGGCTGCGCGGCCGGGCGATGTCGCTGCGCATGGTGGGCAACCGCACCGGGCAGCTGCTCATCCCCAGCGCGGCCGGGCTCGTCGCCGCCGGGCTCGGCGCGGCCGGGGTGCTCTGGCTCACCGCGCTCGGCCTCGGCTGGGCCGGGCTCGCCGGCCGCAGGCTGCCCGCCGACCCCGGCTGA
- a CDS encoding ATP-binding protein, whose translation MNEHMGGRPRGPVGAGCATTGGGTAGRGVRGVVPGGREAAAGTAGHGTVTVMPTPPRTGLRRAPLSRTLCLEPALSSVATARDAVAAAVADWGMAVDVDVAVLLTSELVANAVIHGGAPGKPVLLVLVDLGAQLRVEVHDPGGRGIGCARSVADGESGRGLAIVSALADFWDWEPTEWGKVVYFGLSVAREACAA comes from the coding sequence GTGAACGAGCACATGGGCGGGCGGCCCCGCGGTCCGGTCGGGGCCGGGTGTGCGACCACGGGTGGCGGTACGGCGGGCCGCGGGGTGCGGGGCGTCGTACCGGGCGGCCGCGAGGCGGCCGCCGGCACGGCCGGGCACGGCACGGTGACGGTGATGCCGACCCCGCCGCGCACCGGTCTGCGGCGCGCCCCGCTGTCGCGGACGCTCTGCCTGGAGCCCGCGCTCTCCTCGGTCGCGACCGCGCGCGACGCGGTCGCCGCCGCCGTCGCCGACTGGGGCATGGCGGTCGACGTCGACGTCGCGGTCCTGCTCACCAGCGAGCTCGTCGCCAACGCGGTGATCCACGGCGGGGCGCCCGGCAAGCCGGTGCTGCTCGTGCTCGTCGACCTCGGCGCGCAGCTCCGGGTCGAGGTGCACGACCCGGGCGGCCGCGGCATCGGCTGTGCGCGGTCGGTGGCGGACGGCGAGTCCGGGCGGGGCCTCGCGATCGTGTCGGCGCTCGCCGATTTCTGGGACTGGGAGCCGACAGAATGGGGCAAAGTCGTATATTTCGGGCTCTCCGTGGCGAGAGAGGCCTGTGCCGCCTGA